In a single window of the Hoyosella subflava DQS3-9A1 genome:
- a CDS encoding arabinosyltransferase domain-containing protein, with protein sequence MESSKTGGSVTDSGVRAARIVALLTGLAGFLLAVATPLLPVHQTTTTISWPQDDQATSIEAPLISYLPVEVSATIPCAVFNDLPDEGGLVAATIPAQSPDSQRFGLQIRATETQAQIVARNSVLHSIPREQITGCDEIRLNITTNQLTTEFTGVAGSDDLASTTREGNFMPQVVGVFTDLEGPAPDGLNVTIEVDSRFTTSPTLLKILAITIGAIATLVSLAALHRLDLTDGRRHRRFLPASWWKLSPLDLIVGAILLGWYFIGANTADDGYILNMARVAGHAGYMANYYRWYGVPEAPFGWFYDVTAALAALSTASPFVRLTTLIASILCWWIISREVIPRLGRRARHTPAVYWTAAAVFLAFWLPYNNGLRPEPVIAVGALLTWISVERAIATGRLLPAAIATIIAAFSLAAGPTGLMAVAALLAGSRPLLAILIKRAKQLTPNTTTGNKHTPLASGRPHRPLLAAGTAVLFIIFYDQTLAAVSEASRLRTIIGPSNSWYNEFFRYSELFSQTADGSIARRFPVLIMIVCIFTAAAAIIHSASKSKLAKGPTLRLLAVSIMSFGFLAATPTKWVHHFGAFAGIGAAIAALAAVALTTPLFQSPRNRVLFTGIVVIIAAYAATGPNAYWYVGSFGVPWWDKRPSIQGYTLATGVLVFGLALLLVGAFLYLRYTEAQGKRKWFLVPLAAPIAVVTGLVVLFQFASLAKGAVSQYPSYSIGRSNVDAVLGEPCGLARDVLVETDPNDSFLTPVSTDDPVEAFTGQYSQGFDPNGFRIDLAPEDIEVRANGPSTIDPDGPFVTGGSLDARVLDEPGINGSLVPLPFGLDPSRIPTAGTHEAQQSNVAELTTDWYELPERSDATPLVVITAAGRIASVDSDGIDTYGQRVELEYGRSDGDDYEALGRIQPIDPGPSPMWRNLRVPMADIPPEADVVRVVARDADLEPRQWIGLTPPRVPQLETLQDIVGTTTPVLLDWTVGLHFPCQQPYLHRYGVAQNPEYRITPDRGVIAGANNWQSHPAGGSLGLTNTLNRPTTLASYLADDWRRDWGELIRYTPHVEEAAPADLEHSTELRWGRWTPGEISW encoded by the coding sequence ATGGAGTCGTCGAAGACGGGTGGTTCAGTGACTGACAGTGGTGTAAGGGCTGCGCGCATTGTTGCGCTGCTGACGGGTCTGGCCGGGTTCCTGCTTGCGGTGGCGACGCCGCTGCTGCCGGTGCATCAGACCACCACCACGATCAGCTGGCCCCAAGACGACCAGGCCACCAGCATCGAAGCGCCCCTCATCTCCTACCTGCCCGTCGAGGTCAGCGCCACCATCCCCTGCGCAGTCTTCAACGACCTGCCCGACGAGGGCGGACTCGTCGCGGCCACCATCCCCGCACAATCACCCGACAGCCAGCGCTTCGGCCTCCAGATCCGCGCCACCGAAACCCAGGCTCAGATCGTCGCGCGAAACAGCGTCCTGCACTCGATCCCCAGAGAGCAGATCACTGGGTGCGACGAGATCCGCCTCAACATCACGACTAATCAGCTCACCACCGAGTTCACTGGTGTTGCCGGTTCTGACGACCTCGCGTCCACCACCCGTGAGGGCAACTTCATGCCACAGGTCGTGGGTGTGTTTACGGATTTGGAGGGTCCTGCTCCGGACGGGCTGAACGTCACCATCGAGGTGGACTCCCGGTTCACCACCAGCCCCACCCTGCTGAAAATCCTCGCCATCACCATCGGCGCCATCGCCACCCTCGTCTCCCTCGCCGCCCTGCACCGCCTCGACCTCACCGACGGCCGCCGCCACCGCCGCTTCCTGCCCGCCTCCTGGTGGAAACTCTCCCCCCTCGACCTCATCGTCGGCGCGATCCTGCTCGGCTGGTACTTCATCGGCGCCAACACCGCCGACGACGGCTACATCCTCAACATGGCCCGCGTCGCCGGCCACGCCGGCTACATGGCCAACTACTACCGCTGGTACGGCGTCCCCGAAGCCCCCTTCGGATGGTTCTACGACGTCACCGCCGCCCTCGCTGCCCTCTCCACCGCCAGCCCCTTCGTCCGCCTCACCACCCTCATCGCCAGCATCCTCTGCTGGTGGATCATCTCCCGCGAAGTCATCCCCCGCCTCGGCCGCCGCGCCCGCCACACCCCCGCCGTCTACTGGACCGCCGCCGCCGTCTTCCTCGCCTTCTGGCTCCCCTACAACAACGGCCTGCGCCCCGAACCCGTCATCGCCGTCGGCGCCCTGCTCACCTGGATCAGCGTCGAACGCGCCATCGCCACCGGACGCCTGCTCCCCGCCGCCATCGCCACCATCATCGCCGCGTTCTCCCTCGCCGCAGGCCCCACCGGACTCATGGCCGTTGCCGCCCTGCTCGCCGGCTCGCGCCCCCTGCTCGCCATCCTCATCAAACGCGCCAAACAACTCACGCCAAACACCACCACCGGCAACAAACACACCCCCCTCGCCTCGGGCCGCCCTCACCGCCCCCTCCTCGCCGCCGGCACCGCCGTCCTCTTCATCATCTTCTACGACCAGACCCTCGCCGCCGTCAGCGAAGCCAGCCGCCTCCGAACCATCATCGGACCGTCTAATAGCTGGTACAACGAGTTCTTCCGATACAGCGAACTGTTCAGTCAGACTGCCGACGGATCGATTGCGCGCCGGTTCCCAGTCCTGATCATGATCGTCTGTATCTTCACTGCCGCGGCGGCGATCATTCACTCCGCGTCGAAGAGCAAACTGGCGAAGGGCCCCACGCTGCGTTTGCTCGCGGTGTCGATCATGTCGTTCGGATTCCTCGCAGCTACACCGACCAAGTGGGTACACCACTTCGGCGCGTTCGCGGGTATTGGAGCCGCGATTGCGGCGCTTGCGGCCGTCGCACTGACGACGCCGCTTTTCCAATCGCCGCGAAACCGCGTGTTGTTCACCGGAATAGTCGTCATCATCGCCGCGTACGCAGCTACCGGGCCCAACGCGTACTGGTATGTGGGAAGTTTCGGCGTGCCGTGGTGGGACAAGCGGCCGTCTATCCAGGGCTACACGCTAGCGACGGGTGTGCTCGTTTTCGGTCTGGCGCTGCTCCTGGTGGGCGCTTTCCTCTATCTCCGGTATACGGAGGCTCAGGGCAAACGAAAGTGGTTCCTGGTGCCTCTCGCGGCCCCAATCGCCGTCGTGACAGGACTGGTGGTGCTGTTCCAGTTCGCGTCACTCGCGAAGGGCGCCGTTTCGCAGTACCCGTCCTACTCCATCGGACGGTCGAATGTGGACGCGGTACTCGGTGAGCCGTGTGGCCTCGCCCGCGACGTTTTAGTAGAAACGGACCCCAATGACTCGTTCCTGACACCGGTCAGTACCGACGACCCGGTTGAAGCGTTTACCGGACAGTACAGCCAGGGTTTCGACCCCAACGGTTTCCGGATCGATCTGGCACCTGAAGACATCGAAGTACGGGCCAACGGACCCAGCACCATCGACCCTGATGGCCCGTTCGTGACCGGCGGTTCCCTTGACGCGCGGGTACTGGACGAGCCTGGGATCAACGGCAGCTTGGTACCGTTGCCCTTCGGGCTTGATCCGTCACGCATCCCCACCGCGGGTACCCATGAAGCTCAGCAGAGCAATGTCGCTGAGCTCACCACTGACTGGTACGAGTTGCCCGAGCGGTCCGACGCGACGCCGCTCGTCGTGATCACCGCAGCGGGCCGCATCGCGTCAGTCGACAGCGATGGAATCGACACGTACGGACAGCGGGTAGAGCTCGAGTACGGCCGCAGCGATGGTGACGATTATGAGGCTCTCGGCCGCATTCAGCCCATCGACCCGGGCCCCAGCCCCATGTGGCGGAACCTGCGGGTTCCGATGGCTGACATCCCGCCCGAGGCCGATGTCGTCCGCGTCGTCGCACGCGACGCGGACCTCGAGCCCCGTCAGTGGATCGGCCTCACACCACCGCGTGTACCCCAGCTTGAGACACTGCAGGACATCGTCGGCACCACAACACCTGTGCTGCTCGACTGGACTGTTGGTCTGCATTTCCCCTGCCAGCAGCCTTACCTGCACCGCTACGGCGTTGCCCAGAATCCCGAATACCGGATCACCCCTGACCGCGGCGTGATCGCAGGCGCGAACAACTGGCAAAGCCACCCGGCTGGCGGCTCGCTCGGGCTCACCAACACTCTGAATCGGCCAACAACTCTCGCCAGCTACCTCGCTGATGATTGGCGCCGGGACTGGGGCGAGCTCATCCGCTACACGCCACATGTCGAGGAGGCCGCCCCAGCTGACCTCGAACACAGCACGGAGCTGCGTTGGGGCCGGTGGACGCCCGGCGAGATCAGCTGGTAG
- a CDS encoding acyl-CoA carboxylase subunit beta, producing MSTTAAKLADLREKLEKAKEPGAPSAIEKRNAKGLPSPRERIDMLLDHGSFVEIGALVKAPGSADNPYGDGVVTGHGTVEGRPVVVFSHDLTVFGGSLGEMFGRKVCAALDFALKIGCPVVGINDSGGARVQEAVTSLAFYAEIGRRQIKLSGLVPQISVMLGKCAGGAVYGPAITDYVVAVDDQAYMFITGPEILKAVTGETISAEDLGGARKQAEYGTVNHVAQTEADAFAWVRTLLGYLPSNCNEEPPVVNPGLEPEITDSDRSLDSFIPDADNSAYDMHEILRRVFDDGEFHEISSEYARSIIVGFSRIDGRPVGVLANQPLHLSGALDIDSSEKASRFIRFCNAFEIPIVCVVDVPGFLPGLEQERNGIIRRGAKILNSYLEADVPKVTVVVRKAYGGGYAVMGSKNLGADLNFAWPTARIAVMGAEGAVALLKRRELAAAGDKAPELRRKFIDHYNEFISTPYIAAERGYIDAVIEPSATRLELRRALRALQDKAPERMPKKYSLHPG from the coding sequence GTGAGCACCACAGCAGCGAAGCTGGCGGACCTTCGAGAAAAACTCGAGAAGGCCAAAGAACCCGGCGCCCCGAGCGCAATCGAAAAGCGCAACGCGAAAGGGCTTCCCTCGCCGCGTGAGCGTATCGACATGCTCCTCGACCACGGTAGCTTCGTCGAGATCGGCGCGCTCGTCAAGGCGCCGGGATCGGCCGACAATCCGTACGGCGATGGAGTGGTGACTGGCCACGGCACCGTCGAGGGTCGGCCCGTGGTTGTGTTCTCCCACGACCTGACTGTTTTCGGCGGAAGCCTCGGTGAGATGTTCGGCCGGAAAGTGTGTGCCGCACTCGACTTCGCGCTGAAGATCGGCTGCCCCGTGGTGGGCATCAATGATTCGGGTGGGGCGCGTGTTCAGGAAGCTGTCACTTCGCTCGCTTTCTACGCGGAGATCGGCAGGCGCCAAATCAAACTCTCCGGCTTAGTCCCCCAAATATCTGTCATGCTCGGCAAATGTGCGGGCGGCGCCGTTTACGGCCCGGCTATCACCGATTACGTTGTCGCCGTCGATGATCAGGCGTACATGTTCATCACGGGACCCGAGATCCTGAAAGCGGTGACAGGCGAAACCATCTCCGCTGAAGACCTCGGCGGCGCACGCAAGCAGGCGGAGTACGGCACGGTCAATCATGTCGCACAAACCGAGGCAGATGCGTTCGCCTGGGTTCGCACACTTCTCGGTTACCTGCCCTCCAACTGCAATGAGGAACCGCCTGTCGTCAACCCCGGTCTGGAACCTGAAATCACGGATTCAGACCGGTCGCTTGACTCCTTCATCCCGGATGCGGACAACTCCGCGTACGACATGCACGAAATCCTGCGGAGAGTATTCGATGACGGCGAGTTCCACGAGATATCGTCCGAATACGCGCGCAGCATAATCGTCGGTTTCAGCCGGATCGACGGCCGCCCAGTCGGTGTGCTCGCGAACCAGCCGCTGCACCTCAGTGGTGCCCTCGACATCGACTCTTCCGAGAAGGCGTCCCGGTTCATCCGCTTCTGCAATGCGTTCGAGATTCCGATCGTCTGTGTGGTCGATGTCCCGGGCTTCCTCCCCGGTCTGGAGCAGGAGCGCAACGGCATCATTCGCCGGGGAGCGAAGATCCTCAATTCGTATCTTGAGGCAGATGTGCCGAAGGTGACCGTGGTTGTGCGTAAAGCGTACGGCGGCGGTTACGCCGTGATGGGTTCGAAGAACCTCGGCGCGGACCTCAACTTTGCCTGGCCCACCGCCCGGATCGCTGTCATGGGCGCGGAGGGCGCGGTCGCACTCCTAAAGCGCAGAGAACTTGCCGCAGCGGGGGACAAAGCCCCGGAACTCCGGCGCAAGTTCATCGACCACTACAACGAGTTCATCTCCACGCCCTACATCGCTGCGGAACGCGGGTACATCGATGCCGTGATCGAACCGTCAGCTACGCGGCTGGAACTCCGCCGGGCTTTGCGTGCGCTGCAGGACAAGGCCCCGGAGCGTATGCCGAAGAAGTATTCGCTTCATCCCGGCTGA
- a CDS encoding type I polyketide synthase, producing MTVAQLTDWLRDWVAVSAGLPREQVSADRPMEEFGLSSRDAVALSGEIEELLGIALSATIAYENPTIAALAKRIIDGPEESAEEAPGTAQPQRPAAVAHVDIAIIGMAARFPGGANTPEEMWNLLAEGRDGISDLPPGRWQEYAGDPVIAAELEKTPTFGGYLEDVKSFDHEFFGMSPLEAENVDPQQRLALELAWEALENAHIPASDLRGQQVGVFIGSSSNDYSLLTVSDPSTAHYYALTGTSSSIIPNRVSYTFDFRGPSISVDTACSSSLVAVHQAVQSLRSGESDIALAGGVNMLLTPAATLGFGAAGVLAPDGRIKAFSKDADGIARAEGGGLVALKRIDDAVADGDTILGVIKGSAVNSDGRSNGLTAPNPESQVAVLRAAYRDAGIDPTTVDYIEAHGTGTLLGDPIEAEALNRVLGRGRDDLLPTLLGSAKTNFGHLESAAGAAGLIKVLLSMRHDLLPATINFTGPNPYIPFDEAKLEVVDEIREWPRYSGTATAGISGFGFGGTNAHVVVQEYHRDAAAEPPALAPLTESGPFIFPVSAAVPSRRRLAARQLIEWLETDEGQKAPLDVIARSLAKRNHGRSRAAVVASSHEDLITGLQAIASGKPGPGVFSANSPAGNAPVWVFSGFGSQFRGMGRALYEAVPAFAARVDEIDALMIDESGHSIKNLFFDEEVQYGVELAQLGIFTIQVALGATLRAFGARPAAVLGHSVGEVAAAAVSGGLPLDDAVRVICARARLMGETEAGLSGADIRRMAIVEFSADELADLRSDYPSIEICVYAAPTQTVIGGPDDEVRAVVARAESQQKLGRLLETKGAGHTEQMDPIIGELAAELMGINARPPECGVFSSVHEGQKFPRRGAPLHGEDYWTKNVRHTVWFTQAVNNAVSDGYTTFVELAPHPVALMSVAATTFAAGLHEPQLIYTQNRKEESAATLLNAMAQLYVHGHALDLAHVAGSGELTALPPTAWIKRPHWTRARAATGGGSQRVPGAHVALPDGQHAWEVVAGAVADLDSLVLGAAAQVLSDVDLGAVIYHGGLPEAGTLTTMLHPHPGGASLRVYAQNGDEFSLVADAVVTAGGPLNAPETFHAPRPAARPETPDSDVELDETGDRWDPEGDEPATERLTRIIAESMGYSAEDLPAEIPLIELGLDSLMAVRIKNRVEYEFNIPQVQVQVLRDASLNDVDKYLRFALENPEDVASLADQQREGTAATPPAIEQLTANPEQTIPPVPPREEANALDQRSVAESAGLEVPPRDAAERLAFAQWATVTGTSAGGIFSPLPPIGESVAATLAAKLSERTGGTITADEVLSVATIEKLADLVRTHLEGDVGLVRTLRAPTESSRLPVFVFHPAGGSTVVYEPLTKRLPTDVPVFGFERVEGELVGRVDEYLPALREIQPHGPYVLVGWSFGGALAYAMAQRLRAAGEEVALLGLLDTVFPSEPIPDTPEEIALRWQRFNDFAAVNYGFQFPLPIDELTKRDDQGQIQLLLGMLKDANHTISGGIIEHQRASFLDNRAVQMLQPDPYEGPVVLYKAERMHDGAIQLEPRYAEIAPDGGWGSVAQDLEIVQLTGDHLGVVDEPVIARVAAHLAGRLDQIERNRRSAQ from the coding sequence ATGACTGTTGCCCAGCTGACCGATTGGCTTCGTGATTGGGTGGCGGTGTCCGCCGGTCTCCCGCGCGAGCAGGTTTCAGCAGACCGCCCGATGGAGGAGTTCGGTCTTTCCTCCCGTGATGCTGTCGCGCTGAGCGGTGAAATTGAGGAACTCCTCGGAATTGCGCTGAGTGCGACGATCGCGTATGAGAACCCGACGATCGCAGCGCTGGCCAAGCGCATCATCGATGGGCCTGAAGAATCGGCTGAAGAAGCGCCGGGCACTGCGCAACCGCAGCGGCCCGCTGCTGTTGCGCACGTCGATATCGCGATCATCGGAATGGCCGCGCGGTTCCCCGGTGGCGCGAACACTCCCGAAGAGATGTGGAATCTTCTCGCGGAAGGCCGTGACGGAATCAGCGACCTGCCTCCTGGCCGTTGGCAGGAGTACGCGGGAGACCCAGTGATCGCTGCGGAGCTGGAGAAAACTCCCACTTTCGGCGGCTACCTCGAGGATGTGAAGAGTTTCGATCACGAATTCTTCGGGATGTCACCGCTTGAAGCGGAGAATGTCGATCCACAGCAGCGGCTTGCACTCGAACTTGCGTGGGAAGCGCTCGAGAACGCGCACATCCCCGCTAGTGATCTGCGGGGCCAGCAGGTCGGTGTCTTCATCGGCAGCTCGTCCAACGACTACAGCCTGCTGACAGTGAGCGACCCGTCGACTGCGCACTACTACGCGCTCACAGGAACATCGTCGAGCATCATCCCGAACCGTGTTTCGTACACGTTCGACTTCCGTGGTCCGTCGATTTCTGTGGACACGGCATGCTCGTCGTCACTGGTGGCGGTGCATCAAGCGGTCCAGAGTCTGCGTTCCGGCGAGTCGGATATTGCGCTGGCGGGCGGTGTGAACATGCTCCTCACCCCTGCCGCCACGCTGGGGTTCGGCGCCGCGGGCGTGCTCGCTCCAGATGGCCGGATCAAGGCGTTCTCGAAGGATGCTGATGGCATCGCGCGTGCGGAAGGCGGCGGACTAGTCGCGCTGAAGCGAATCGACGACGCGGTGGCTGACGGCGACACGATCCTCGGTGTGATTAAAGGGTCCGCTGTCAACTCCGATGGCAGATCCAACGGGCTGACCGCCCCGAATCCAGAATCCCAGGTCGCAGTCCTGCGCGCCGCCTACCGCGATGCGGGAATCGACCCGACAACGGTGGATTACATTGAGGCCCACGGCACGGGCACGCTACTCGGCGACCCTATTGAAGCGGAGGCGCTCAACCGGGTCCTCGGGCGCGGTCGCGACGATCTGCTTCCCACGCTGCTGGGATCGGCGAAAACGAACTTTGGCCACCTTGAGTCAGCGGCAGGCGCAGCTGGGCTCATCAAGGTTTTGCTTTCGATGCGGCATGATTTGTTGCCCGCGACGATCAACTTCACCGGACCCAACCCGTACATTCCTTTTGACGAGGCGAAACTCGAGGTCGTCGACGAAATACGAGAGTGGCCACGGTACTCGGGTACCGCAACCGCAGGCATCTCCGGTTTCGGCTTCGGCGGCACCAACGCGCATGTCGTGGTGCAGGAGTACCACCGTGACGCGGCAGCGGAGCCGCCAGCGCTGGCGCCGCTGACGGAGTCCGGACCGTTCATTTTCCCAGTTTCCGCCGCGGTTCCGTCGCGTCGACGGCTGGCTGCCCGCCAGTTGATCGAATGGCTGGAAACGGACGAGGGTCAGAAGGCGCCGCTCGATGTGATTGCGCGCAGTCTCGCGAAACGAAACCATGGTCGTTCACGCGCAGCCGTCGTGGCGAGCAGTCACGAGGATCTCATCACCGGTCTGCAGGCGATAGCTTCCGGCAAGCCTGGGCCAGGTGTTTTCTCCGCGAACTCACCCGCTGGCAACGCTCCAGTGTGGGTGTTCTCCGGCTTTGGGTCTCAGTTCCGCGGTATGGGCCGCGCGCTGTACGAGGCGGTTCCCGCGTTCGCGGCACGCGTCGACGAAATCGATGCGCTGATGATCGACGAGTCGGGGCACAGCATTAAAAACCTCTTTTTTGACGAAGAGGTGCAGTACGGCGTCGAACTCGCGCAGCTCGGCATCTTCACGATTCAGGTGGCGCTCGGGGCGACGCTGCGTGCGTTCGGCGCCCGCCCAGCTGCCGTCCTGGGCCACTCAGTTGGCGAGGTCGCAGCTGCCGCTGTTTCGGGAGGCCTGCCACTCGACGACGCGGTGCGAGTGATCTGCGCCCGTGCGCGCCTCATGGGTGAGACAGAAGCAGGCCTGAGCGGTGCCGACATCAGACGCATGGCGATCGTCGAGTTTTCGGCAGACGAACTCGCTGACCTGCGCAGCGACTATCCCAGCATCGAAATCTGTGTGTATGCGGCGCCAACGCAGACTGTCATCGGTGGTCCCGACGACGAAGTCCGCGCCGTCGTAGCGCGCGCCGAATCACAGCAGAAGCTTGGTCGGCTGCTCGAGACCAAAGGCGCAGGCCATACCGAGCAGATGGATCCGATCATCGGTGAACTTGCCGCGGAACTCATGGGTATCAACGCACGGCCACCTGAATGCGGAGTTTTCTCGTCCGTCCACGAAGGGCAGAAATTCCCGCGCCGCGGGGCGCCGCTGCACGGAGAGGACTACTGGACAAAGAACGTCCGGCACACGGTGTGGTTCACCCAGGCGGTGAACAACGCCGTTTCAGATGGTTACACGACGTTCGTCGAACTCGCCCCGCACCCTGTCGCCTTGATGTCAGTCGCTGCGACGACCTTCGCCGCTGGGCTGCACGAACCGCAGCTCATTTACACGCAGAACCGCAAGGAAGAATCAGCCGCCACCCTGCTGAATGCGATGGCGCAGCTCTATGTGCATGGGCATGCGCTTGACCTGGCACACGTCGCCGGCTCCGGTGAACTCACGGCACTGCCCCCGACAGCCTGGATAAAGCGGCCACACTGGACACGGGCTCGCGCCGCTACGGGTGGCGGAAGCCAGCGTGTGCCGGGCGCGCACGTCGCGCTTCCTGACGGCCAGCACGCCTGGGAGGTCGTGGCCGGGGCCGTGGCTGATCTCGACAGCCTGGTACTCGGTGCAGCTGCGCAGGTTCTGTCGGATGTCGACTTGGGCGCGGTGATCTACCACGGTGGGTTGCCGGAGGCAGGCACTCTGACCACGATGCTTCACCCACACCCAGGTGGCGCATCGCTGCGCGTGTACGCGCAGAACGGTGACGAATTTTCGCTGGTAGCTGATGCGGTTGTCACCGCTGGCGGTCCGCTGAATGCTCCCGAAACTTTCCACGCTCCGCGTCCGGCTGCGCGTCCAGAAACGCCGGATAGTGATGTCGAACTCGACGAGACCGGCGACCGGTGGGATCCCGAAGGTGATGAGCCCGCCACCGAACGGCTCACCCGCATCATTGCTGAGTCGATGGGGTATTCAGCAGAGGATTTGCCCGCTGAGATACCGCTGATCGAGCTAGGCCTCGACTCGCTGATGGCTGTGCGGATCAAGAATCGCGTCGAATACGAGTTCAATATTCCGCAAGTGCAGGTCCAAGTACTGCGTGACGCAAGCCTGAACGACGTTGACAAATACTTGAGGTTCGCGCTGGAAAACCCGGAAGACGTCGCGTCACTGGCTGACCAGCAACGCGAGGGCACTGCAGCGACACCTCCCGCGATCGAGCAACTGACTGCGAACCCTGAGCAGACGATCCCACCTGTCCCGCCACGGGAAGAGGCGAACGCGCTCGATCAGCGCAGCGTCGCCGAGTCAGCCGGGCTGGAAGTCCCACCACGCGATGCGGCGGAACGACTCGCCTTCGCGCAGTGGGCGACTGTCACCGGGACGTCCGCCGGCGGTATCTTCTCGCCGCTGCCACCGATTGGGGAAAGCGTCGCGGCCACGCTCGCCGCGAAGCTGTCGGAAAGGACAGGCGGCACGATCACCGCTGATGAGGTTCTCTCAGTAGCCACGATCGAAAAGCTTGCCGACCTCGTCCGGACGCACCTAGAAGGGGACGTCGGCCTCGTTCGCACCCTGCGTGCCCCCACCGAGTCCAGCCGCCTCCCGGTTTTCGTTTTCCATCCTGCGGGTGGATCGACGGTGGTGTACGAGCCACTCACGAAGCGACTGCCCACTGACGTCCCGGTTTTCGGCTTTGAACGTGTCGAGGGCGAACTCGTGGGCCGCGTCGACGAGTACCTTCCGGCGCTGCGTGAAATCCAGCCGCACGGGCCGTACGTGCTCGTCGGGTGGTCGTTCGGCGGCGCACTGGCCTATGCGATGGCCCAGCGATTGCGGGCCGCGGGTGAAGAGGTGGCGCTGCTCGGCCTTCTTGACACGGTTTTCCCGTCAGAGCCGATACCCGACACGCCCGAAGAGATCGCGTTGCGCTGGCAGCGTTTCAACGACTTTGCCGCAGTCAACTACGGCTTCCAGTTCCCGTTGCCCATCGATGAGCTCACCAAGAGGGATGACCAGGGCCAGATTCAGCTCCTGCTCGGCATGCTGAAGGACGCGAACCACACGATCAGCGGCGGCATCATCGAGCATCAACGCGCCTCATTCCTGGACAACCGTGCAGTTCAGATGCTCCAGCCTGACCCCTACGAGGGCCCCGTGGTCCTGTATAAGGCTGAGCGGATGCACGACGGCGCGATCCAGCTGGAGCCCCGCTACGCGGAGATCGCGCCGGACGGTGGCTGGGGCTCAGTAGCCCAGGATTTGGAGATCGTTCAGCTCACCGGCGATCACCTCGGCGTTGTCGACGAACCGGTGATCGCGCGCGTTGCCGCTCACCTTGCTGGCAGACTTGATCAGATCGAAAGAAACCGTCGTTCTGCACAGTAA